One stretch of Micromonospora cremea DNA includes these proteins:
- a CDS encoding alpha/beta hydrolase, giving the protein MDLIGDHQTFFDYCVALVGAGLTLLVSAVVALYLWPLRRREPRGAPAQPLDFAAATRVADTIMAAEAADPQVRPESRSRLLSHGSRTGRVVLLLHGYTHAPDQYDELAEEFFARGYNVWVPRSPHHGTVDRRAHHQVEAGELTAYAAQALTVAAGLGDEVGVVGISGGAVLAAWLAQVRGDVVRRLLLLSPFFGPDPRQAPAFAVKPLIVLYGRRILPDRVTSRGYSLSAVTQYLTIARSLPDPPRRTGLLTAAVAISPLDGVVDRRAAVRVPARIAEANGIPLGVCELPESLGLRHDVLDLAALGADGSDLHRLYVALYEGDPAPTPRRAQTTSAGE; this is encoded by the coding sequence ATGGACCTGATCGGCGACCACCAGACCTTCTTCGACTACTGCGTGGCCCTCGTCGGGGCCGGGCTGACGCTGCTCGTGTCTGCGGTCGTCGCGCTCTATCTCTGGCCGCTACGCCGCCGTGAACCCCGTGGGGCACCCGCGCAGCCGCTCGACTTCGCCGCCGCCACCCGTGTCGCCGACACCATCATGGCGGCCGAGGCCGCGGATCCCCAGGTCCGGCCGGAGTCGCGCAGCCGGTTGCTGAGCCACGGCTCTCGTACCGGCAGGGTCGTGCTGCTGCTGCACGGATACACCCACGCGCCGGACCAGTACGACGAGCTGGCCGAGGAGTTCTTCGCCCGTGGCTACAACGTCTGGGTGCCGCGTTCCCCCCACCACGGCACAGTCGACCGGCGGGCCCATCACCAGGTCGAGGCCGGTGAGCTGACCGCGTACGCCGCCCAGGCGCTGACCGTCGCGGCGGGTCTCGGGGACGAGGTCGGTGTCGTGGGGATCTCAGGCGGCGCGGTCCTGGCCGCCTGGTTGGCCCAGGTCCGCGGCGACGTCGTGCGGCGCCTGCTGCTGCTGTCGCCGTTCTTCGGCCCTGATCCGCGTCAGGCGCCGGCGTTCGCCGTCAAGCCGCTCATCGTCCTGTACGGGCGCCGCATCCTGCCCGACCGCGTCACCTCGCGCGGCTACTCGCTGTCCGCCGTCACGCAGTACCTGACGATCGCGCGAAGTCTCCCGGATCCACCGCGCCGGACCGGACTGCTGACCGCGGCGGTCGCGATCAGCCCGCTCGACGGGGTGGTGGACCGCCGGGCGGCGGTGAGGGTGCCGGCCAGGATCGCAGAGGCGAACGGAATCCCGCTCGGCGTCTGCGAGCTGCCGGAGTCGTTGGGCCTCCGCCACGACGTGCTCGACCTCGCCGCGCTCGGCGCCGACGGATCCGACCTGCACCGGCTGTACGTCGCGCTGTACGAGGGCGACCCGGCGCCGACGCCCAGGCGTGCCCAGACGACCAGCGCAGGCGAGTAG
- a CDS encoding acetyltransferase: protein MTDLVIRPLVAGEEHVFDSMPDPLPQLRQVAYADGIAGGGYRPENTWVALRTGRVVARAAWLLPPGAVGAPWLERFDLDAEPEVGAALLRAAHEALGGPGLYLAAMPAHWRRRPEVLAVMEAPMAAARLAGLVERGERLRCSWTGTPLPATSGRYAFRPAADPTEINALVARIAEPDVLTGVEIARAVGGVDLATDPLAWLSGSISEWRIALDDGVPVGLVGPAGDACYPLIAYLGLLDEAVRSELLVEAVRVLAAGGAREVIADVDAHRVGVLAELERTGFRQLRSRVVFAPATGTPPAPAAQPGPAVAAGHLD from the coding sequence ATGACCGATCTGGTCATCCGTCCGCTCGTCGCGGGCGAGGAACACGTGTTCGACTCCATGCCCGATCCGCTACCCCAACTGCGCCAGGTCGCCTACGCCGACGGGATCGCCGGCGGCGGCTACCGACCCGAGAACACCTGGGTCGCCCTCCGAACCGGCCGGGTGGTCGCCCGGGCGGCCTGGCTCCTTCCGCCGGGCGCCGTCGGTGCGCCCTGGTTGGAGCGGTTCGACCTGGACGCCGAGCCGGAGGTGGGTGCCGCGCTGCTGCGCGCCGCCCACGAGGCGCTGGGCGGTCCCGGCCTGTACCTCGCCGCCATGCCGGCGCACTGGCGGCGCCGGCCCGAGGTGCTGGCCGTGATGGAGGCGCCGATGGCGGCGGCTCGGCTCGCCGGCCTGGTCGAGCGGGGGGAGCGGCTGAGATGTTCCTGGACGGGCACGCCGTTGCCCGCCACGTCCGGGCGGTACGCCTTCCGCCCGGCCGCCGACCCCACGGAGATCAACGCACTGGTCGCCCGGATCGCCGAGCCGGACGTGCTGACCGGCGTGGAGATAGCGCGGGCGGTCGGCGGCGTCGACCTGGCCACCGACCCGCTGGCCTGGCTGAGCGGCTCGATCAGCGAGTGGCGGATCGCGCTGGACGACGGCGTGCCGGTCGGGCTGGTCGGACCAGCGGGGGACGCCTGTTACCCGCTCATCGCCTACCTCGGTCTGCTCGACGAGGCCGTCCGGAGTGAGTTGCTGGTCGAGGCGGTCCGGGTGTTGGCGGCCGGCGGCGCCCGGGAGGTGATCGCCGACGTCGACGCCCACCGGGTGGGGGTGCTGGCGGAGTTGGAACGGACCGGGTTCCGGCAGCTGCGCTCACGGGTCGTCTTCGCGCCGGCAACCGGCACCCCGCCCGCTCCGGCGGCCCAGCCCGGTCCGGCGGTCGCCGCCGGCCATCTGGACTAG
- a CDS encoding low temperature requirement protein A, which yields MLTGAAIRGLGDSRSPPRATVLELLFDIVYVFVLARLAGRVADDLTIVRHALLSEAGQTVLFFAAMWMIWSLNALMASTYDPRRTDIQVVLLATMFGTLVLAVTLPQAFGQRGVIFACAYVLIQVGRPLYLTWALRGHPMREVSARVLSWHAVSAVLWIGGGISGGLGRGVFWTIALAIEVVGAATNWPAFGVAGARRSAWVGVSYVHLAERYNQFFMIALAEVVLEAGITISFPGFSTLRTITLVAAFVAVVAFWRIYFYHLSPGRDTVASSAGDGMQLSRWASFSLLLIVGGIICTAVGFGQVIENPDPPIDWALVVIIFGGPVLFLIGRTYLEQLSPNGPRCRVLLLGALAMVVAAPPMVFLPPVAAVVTAGLILAAIAISDGFGHRRGPGTNPPL from the coding sequence GTGCTGACAGGCGCAGCGATTCGCGGGCTCGGGGACAGCAGGAGCCCACCCAGGGCGACCGTCCTGGAGCTGCTCTTCGACATCGTCTATGTCTTCGTGCTCGCCCGTCTCGCCGGGCGGGTCGCGGACGACCTGACCATCGTCCGGCACGCGCTGCTGTCGGAGGCGGGCCAGACGGTGCTGTTCTTCGCCGCGATGTGGATGATCTGGTCGCTCAACGCCCTGATGGCGAGCACCTACGACCCACGTCGCACCGACATCCAGGTCGTCCTGCTGGCGACGATGTTCGGCACGCTGGTGCTGGCGGTCACGTTGCCCCAGGCGTTCGGTCAGCGTGGGGTGATCTTCGCGTGCGCGTACGTCCTCATTCAGGTCGGCCGCCCGCTCTACCTGACGTGGGCTCTTCGGGGCCACCCGATGCGCGAGGTCTCGGCCCGGGTGCTGAGCTGGCACGCGGTGTCCGCCGTGCTGTGGATTGGTGGCGGCATCAGCGGAGGGCTCGGCCGCGGCGTCTTCTGGACCATCGCGCTCGCCATCGAGGTCGTCGGGGCGGCCACCAACTGGCCCGCCTTCGGGGTTGCCGGGGCACGGCGCAGCGCCTGGGTCGGGGTCTCCTACGTGCACCTCGCCGAGCGGTACAACCAGTTCTTCATGATCGCGCTCGCCGAGGTGGTGCTCGAAGCCGGCATCACCATCAGTTTTCCGGGCTTCTCGACCCTGCGGACCATCACCCTCGTCGCCGCGTTCGTGGCGGTGGTGGCGTTCTGGCGGATCTACTTCTACCACCTGAGCCCGGGTCGGGACACGGTCGCCAGTTCGGCCGGGGACGGGATGCAACTGTCCCGGTGGGCGAGCTTCAGCCTGCTGCTCATCGTCGGCGGCATCATCTGCACCGCGGTCGGCTTCGGACAGGTCATCGAGAACCCGGATCCGCCGATCGACTGGGCGTTGGTGGTCATCATCTTCGGCGGCCCGGTGCTGTTCCTGATCGGGCGGACCTACCTGGAGCAGTTGTCCCCCAACGGGCCGCGCTGCCGGGTGCTGCTGCTCGGCGCGCTGGCGATGGTCGTGGCGGCGCCGCCCATGGTGTTCCTTCCGCCGGTCGCGGCGGTCGTCACCGCCGGGTTGATCCTGGCCGCGATCGCCATCTCCGACGGGTTCGGCCACCGGCGCGGACCGGGAACCAATCCGCCGCTGTAG
- a CDS encoding flavin-containing monooxygenase, translated as MRIAVVGAGFAGLSAAKVLRQSGFDVTVFEKAPDVGGVWSRTRRYPGLRTQNDKGTYHLSDLPMPAHYPQWPTGEQVQQYLESYVEMFGLGAVLRLSTEVVSAALLDDETGWLLTSRPAGQDPVTLERYDHLIVANGIFSDPLVPSFDGREDFTAAGGRVLAAGDFHDLAAARGKNVLVVGYGKSSCDVAVPLSDVAAQTHLVARELLWKMPRKLGGALNYKYLLLTRMGEALFRYLSLKGVERFLHGPGDGLRRRLLDSVGSVATRQLKLRELGIVPNGTFQDIARSTVSLATEGFFERVVDGRITVHRDRTITELLVDGGRPAARLDDGTVLAADLVICGTGFRQHVPFFDDALHARLQDAAGNFMLHRQILPIDVPRLTFAGYNSSFFSPLSAEMAAVWTAAHLRGGITLPPPDRMREQVRTRVAWMAARTSGRHARGTNVIPFSMHNIDEVLDELGLNLGRLARARQWLLPVDPRSYRRVTPRMIRRTAGGGATGRVEPAGARPVAR; from the coding sequence ATGAGGATTGCCGTCGTCGGCGCTGGATTCGCCGGCCTGAGCGCAGCGAAGGTGCTGCGACAGAGTGGCTTCGACGTCACCGTGTTTGAGAAGGCGCCCGACGTCGGCGGGGTGTGGAGCCGCACCCGCCGGTACCCCGGCCTCCGTACCCAGAACGACAAGGGCACCTACCACCTCTCCGACCTCCCCATGCCCGCGCACTACCCGCAGTGGCCGACGGGCGAGCAGGTCCAGCAGTACCTGGAGAGCTACGTGGAGATGTTCGGGCTCGGCGCCGTCCTGCGTCTCTCCACGGAGGTCGTCTCCGCGGCTCTCCTTGACGACGAGACCGGGTGGCTGCTCACGTCGCGCCCGGCGGGTCAGGACCCGGTGACCTTGGAGCGGTACGACCACCTCATCGTCGCCAACGGCATCTTCTCCGATCCGCTCGTTCCGTCCTTCGACGGCCGCGAGGACTTCACCGCCGCCGGAGGACGCGTCCTGGCGGCGGGCGATTTCCACGACCTCGCGGCGGCCCGGGGAAAGAACGTCCTCGTCGTCGGATACGGCAAGTCCTCCTGTGACGTGGCGGTCCCGCTGAGCGACGTCGCCGCCCAGACCCACCTCGTCGCCCGCGAGCTGCTCTGGAAGATGCCCAGGAAGCTCGGCGGCGCACTCAACTACAAGTACCTCCTGCTCACCCGGATGGGTGAGGCGCTGTTCCGCTACCTCAGCCTCAAAGGCGTCGAGCGGTTCCTGCACGGTCCGGGAGACGGCCTGCGCCGTCGGCTGCTCGACAGCGTCGGGTCGGTCGCGACCCGGCAGCTCAAGCTGCGCGAGCTGGGCATCGTGCCGAACGGGACCTTCCAGGACATCGCCCGCAGCACCGTCAGCCTCGCGACGGAAGGCTTCTTCGAGCGCGTCGTCGACGGCCGCATCACCGTCCATCGGGACCGGACGATCACAGAGCTCCTGGTCGACGGCGGCCGACCGGCGGCCCGCCTCGACGACGGCACGGTGCTCGCGGCGGACCTGGTGATCTGTGGCACCGGCTTCCGGCAGCACGTTCCGTTCTTCGATGACGCGCTGCACGCCCGGCTTCAGGACGCCGCCGGCAACTTCATGCTCCACCGCCAGATCCTGCCGATCGATGTCCCACGCCTGACCTTCGCCGGCTACAACTCCTCGTTTTTCAGCCCGCTGAGCGCGGAGATGGCAGCGGTCTGGACCGCCGCCCACCTGCGGGGCGGGATCACACTGCCGCCCCCGGACCGGATGCGCGAGCAGGTTCGTACGCGCGTGGCCTGGATGGCGGCGCGCACCAGCGGGCGGCACGCCCGGGGCACGAACGTCATCCCGTTCTCGATGCACAACATCGACGAGGTGCTCGACGAACTCGGGCTCAACCTCGGTCGGTTGGCACGGGCCCGGCAGTGGTTGTTGCCCGTCGACCCGCGCTCCTACCGCAGGGTGACGCCCCGCATGATCCGGCGTACCGCCGGTGGCGGCGCGACCGGCCGGGTCGAACCGGCTGGGGCCCGTCCCGTGGCGCGGTGA
- a CDS encoding helix-turn-helix transcriptional regulator, whose protein sequence is MRRACALIADHHGEALTVGDVAEALRVSVRTLQDCFRRELQTTPTAYVRACRLEAVHRALRAAGPGASVTTVALQHGFVHLGRFASDYRVRFGESPSTTLRG, encoded by the coding sequence GTGCGCCGGGCCTGCGCCCTGATCGCGGACCACCACGGCGAGGCACTGACGGTCGGGGATGTCGCGGAGGCGCTCCGGGTGAGCGTACGAACGCTGCAGGACTGCTTCCGCCGGGAGTTGCAAACCACGCCAACGGCGTACGTGCGCGCATGCCGGCTCGAGGCGGTCCACCGCGCGCTGCGGGCGGCCGGTCCCGGCGCGTCCGTGACGACCGTTGCCCTGCAACACGGGTTCGTCCATCTCGGCCGCTTCGCCAGCGACTACCGGGTGCGCTTCGGCGAGTCGCCGTCCACGACCCTGCGGGGCTGA
- a CDS encoding sensor histidine kinase produces MSISVATRTDSFAHPALFYADHEEYLAGTLPFIEAGLVADEPVMVAVPGDNLDHIRTALGTEAGRVQLHDMGVAGRNPGRIIPGVLLAFAAAHAGKRVRIIGEPIWAGRSATEYPACAQHEALINAAFAGRPATILCPYDTSHLDRRWLDDAHRTHPVVQMGSVVRESPHYADPVAVAAGFNLPLQDPPAQARTITIDLHALSVIRRVVTAEAIAAGLSPDRVSDLTLAVSELAANTVKHTAGGGTLAVWTDDTRLICQLTDTGHITNPLAGRIPVPPQQPGSRGLLLVNQLCDLVRVHTMPGGTTIRLHMHR; encoded by the coding sequence TTGAGTATCTCCGTCGCCACCAGGACCGACAGCTTCGCGCACCCCGCTCTCTTCTACGCGGACCACGAGGAGTACCTGGCGGGCACGCTGCCGTTCATCGAGGCCGGTCTCGTCGCCGACGAGCCAGTCATGGTCGCCGTCCCAGGGGACAACCTCGACCACATCCGGACCGCCCTCGGCACCGAAGCGGGCAGGGTCCAGTTGCACGACATGGGGGTGGCCGGGCGCAACCCCGGGCGGATCATTCCGGGCGTCCTGCTCGCCTTCGCCGCCGCCCACGCCGGCAAGCGGGTGCGCATCATCGGCGAACCGATCTGGGCCGGGCGTAGCGCGACCGAATACCCCGCCTGCGCCCAGCACGAGGCACTGATCAACGCCGCGTTCGCCGGGCGGCCGGCCACCATCCTCTGCCCCTACGACACCAGTCACCTGGACCGGCGCTGGCTCGACGACGCCCACCGCACCCATCCCGTCGTCCAGATGGGCAGCGTGGTGCGGGAGAGCCCGCACTACGCGGACCCGGTGGCGGTGGCCGCAGGGTTCAACCTGCCGCTGCAGGACCCGCCCGCTCAGGCGAGAACCATCACCATCGACCTGCACGCCCTCTCGGTCATCCGCCGGGTGGTGACCGCCGAGGCCATCGCGGCCGGTCTGTCCCCCGACCGGGTCTCCGACCTCACCCTGGCGGTCAGCGAACTGGCCGCGAACACGGTCAAGCACACTGCCGGCGGCGGCACCCTCGCGGTCTGGACCGACGACACCCGGCTGATCTGCCAGCTCACCGACACCGGGCACATCACCAATCCGCTCGCCGGCCGGATTCCTGTGCCACCGCAGCAGCCCGGCAGCCGAGGCCTCCTTCTGGTCAACCAACTCTGCGATCTCGTGCGCGTCCACACCATGCCCGGCGGCACCACGATTCGTCTGCACATGCACCGCTGA
- a CDS encoding PP2C family protein-serine/threonine phosphatase — translation MIDVQGSGSDERLRRIEAVTDAALSQLDVKDLLDELLDRVGEVLGVDTAAILLLDLHAQQLVATATKGLGKEVREGARIPVGRGFAGRIAQEKQPVILDDVADADDPALIGRGVRSLLGVPMLVGGELIGVLHVGSLRPHRFTDDDVRLLQLAADRASLASRTRASGLDRSAALALQRSLLPTHLPDTPGVDMAARYVPGHDAGVGGDWYDVFTLPSGWLGVVIGDVSGHGLRSAVVMGRLRSALRAYALVCDDPASALTLLDRKIQHFETGNLATVLYAMISPDRATIRVSLAGHLQPVLAAPGHPADPLTIPVDLPLGIGPRQPARRCTEVAFPSDAVLICYTDGLVERRGEIIDVGIGRLCAAVEPGLAEDVCARVMTMLAGEQATDDIALLAIHSTNRRIA, via the coding sequence GTGATTGACGTGCAGGGGAGCGGGAGCGACGAGCGGCTGCGTCGCATCGAGGCGGTTACCGACGCCGCGCTGTCCCAGCTTGACGTCAAAGACCTTCTGGACGAGCTCCTCGATCGTGTCGGAGAGGTGCTGGGCGTCGACACCGCGGCCATCCTGCTGCTGGACCTGCACGCCCAGCAGTTGGTGGCCACCGCGACGAAGGGCCTGGGGAAGGAGGTCCGAGAAGGTGCCCGGATCCCCGTCGGCCGCGGCTTCGCCGGCCGGATCGCCCAGGAGAAGCAGCCCGTCATACTGGACGACGTCGCCGACGCCGACGACCCGGCTCTGATCGGCCGGGGGGTCCGCTCGTTGCTGGGTGTGCCCATGCTCGTGGGGGGCGAGCTGATCGGCGTCCTGCATGTCGGCAGCCTGCGGCCGCACCGATTCACCGATGACGACGTGCGGTTGCTGCAACTCGCCGCCGACCGGGCGAGCCTTGCCAGTCGGACCAGGGCGAGCGGCCTCGACCGCAGCGCCGCCCTCGCATTGCAACGCAGCCTGCTACCCACCCACCTGCCCGACACGCCAGGTGTGGACATGGCGGCCCGTTACGTACCCGGTCACGACGCCGGCGTCGGCGGCGACTGGTACGACGTGTTCACCCTGCCCTCCGGTTGGCTGGGTGTGGTCATCGGCGACGTGTCCGGACACGGCCTGCGCTCGGCGGTCGTCATGGGTCGTCTCCGCAGCGCGCTGCGCGCCTACGCGCTGGTCTGCGACGACCCGGCCAGTGCGCTGACCCTGCTCGATCGCAAGATCCAACACTTCGAGACCGGCAACCTGGCCACGGTCCTCTACGCCATGATCTCCCCGGATCGCGCCACCATCCGGGTCTCCCTCGCCGGGCACCTGCAACCCGTCCTGGCCGCACCAGGACACCCGGCCGACCCGCTGACCATTCCCGTTGATCTTCCACTGGGTATCGGCCCACGCCAGCCAGCCCGTCGGTGCACCGAGGTCGCGTTCCCCTCCGACGCGGTACTGATCTGCTACACCGATGGGCTCGTCGAACGCCGCGGCGAGATCATCGACGTCGGCATCGGCCGGCTCTGCGCAGCGGTTGAACCAGGCCTCGCCGAAGACGTCTGCGCCCGCGTCATGACCATGCTCGCCGGCGAGCAGGCCACCGACGACATCGCCCTGCTCGCCATCCACTCAACCAACAGACGTATCGCGTGA
- a CDS encoding MCE family protein, giving the protein MIGRTAKVQVLAFLLVSVLGVSYVGVRYVGLGDRLLGGSYVVHLDLARAGGIFPNAPVTYRGVPVGRVAAVALRGDGVRADLRLRREVRVPDDLRAVVAQRSAVGEQYVDLRPDRDTGPYLTDGAVIPAERTGVPLAPEVLLSNLDALVRSVGPEDLTVLITELGTAFEGNELALARLLDYGDALLTDATTRLPETLALINDGRTVLTSQAESAEALRRWAAGLAQLAATVRDADPDLRRLLAAGPPAGRELVALLRGLEPTVGALLANLVTVNGIAARRLPGIEHLLVVYPIAVAGGFTVTPGDGTAHLGLVLNVDDPPSCVYRGGGTTCAAGERAAGASVRGAANAPRPGGREPAPDAGRSADAPTAGSETGGYDPATGLVLGSDGRPLQFGGTGGQSRLAGDQSWKQLLLAGVTP; this is encoded by the coding sequence ATGATCGGACGTACCGCGAAGGTGCAGGTTCTGGCGTTCCTGCTGGTGAGCGTCCTCGGCGTCAGCTACGTCGGCGTCCGCTACGTCGGGCTGGGCGACCGGCTGCTCGGCGGAAGCTACGTCGTCCACCTGGACCTCGCCCGGGCCGGCGGAATCTTCCCCAACGCCCCGGTCACCTACCGCGGGGTGCCCGTCGGCCGGGTCGCCGCGGTCGCCCTGCGCGGTGACGGGGTCCGTGCCGACCTGCGGTTGCGGCGCGAGGTCCGGGTACCGGACGACCTGCGGGCCGTGGTGGCGCAGCGCTCCGCCGTCGGGGAGCAGTACGTGGACCTGCGTCCGGACCGCGACACCGGGCCGTACCTCACCGACGGCGCGGTGATCCCGGCCGAGCGGACCGGTGTCCCGCTCGCCCCGGAGGTACTGCTGAGCAATCTCGACGCTCTGGTCCGCTCCGTCGGCCCCGAGGACCTCACCGTCCTGATCACCGAACTCGGTACCGCGTTCGAGGGCAACGAGCTGGCCCTGGCCCGACTCCTGGACTACGGGGACGCGCTGCTGACCGATGCGACCACCCGCCTTCCCGAGACACTCGCGCTGATCAACGACGGGCGGACCGTGCTCACCTCCCAGGCCGAGTCGGCCGAGGCGCTGCGCCGGTGGGCGGCAGGACTGGCCCAGCTGGCGGCCACCGTCCGCGACGCCGACCCGGACCTGCGGCGGCTGCTCGCCGCCGGGCCTCCGGCCGGCCGGGAACTGGTCGCGTTGCTGCGGGGGCTGGAACCGACCGTCGGTGCCCTGCTCGCCAACCTGGTGACCGTCAACGGCATCGCCGCCCGGCGGCTGCCCGGCATCGAGCACCTGCTGGTGGTGTACCCGATCGCCGTCGCCGGCGGTTTCACCGTCACCCCGGGCGACGGCACCGCGCACCTCGGTCTGGTCCTCAACGTCGACGACCCGCCGTCCTGCGTGTACCGCGGCGGCGGAACCACCTGCGCTGCGGGGGAGCGGGCGGCCGGCGCCAGCGTGCGCGGTGCCGCCAACGCCCCTCGACCGGGTGGCCGCGAACCGGCCCCCGATGCGGGGCGGTCGGCCGACGCCCCGACCGCCGGGAGCGAGACCGGCGGGTACGACCCGGCAACCGGCCTGGTGCTCGGCTCGGACGGCCGACCGTTGCAGTTCGGCGGGACCGGGGGGCAGTCCCGGCTGGCCGGGGACCAGTCGTGGAAGCAGTTGCTGCTGGCCGGGGTGACGCCATGA
- a CDS encoding MCE family protein has translation MSPRILRTLACAIVVVILPAGCGLPDLADLPLPGGAPKGDGYAVTAEFSDVLDLVPQAAVKVDDVTVGSVEKISLAGWTARVTLRIGTDVRLPSNATAAVRQSSLLGEKYVTVAPPPTGVAAGRLADGDLIPLSRTARGAEVEEVLAALGLLLNGGGLAQLRTINQELGAALDGREPAVRDALDQLDTFIGGLDKQKADLVRALDALDRLSGRLHRQKQVLGEAVDSLAPGLTVLAGQRAQLTRALTALDRLGDVGTRVVNRSRDDTLADVRALQPILEQLTRAGDDLPKSLDFMLSYPFPPNVTGAIVGDFVNLSITADLDSASILANLVAAAPAAPAAPARPATPPKGATHGRAPATGGATPAVPRPPGGSRPLPDLPILKCLPDPRNFPATWTPPKDCLLPEGCVLLKPGSTVPVGGLILPKGLVPPGTVFPVGTELPTGTVMSAQCVLPLTGAVIGQIGSLPDVLSGGLKP, from the coding sequence ATGAGCCCCCGCATCCTGCGTACCCTGGCGTGCGCGATCGTGGTGGTGATCCTGCCGGCCGGGTGCGGCCTGCCCGACCTCGCCGACCTGCCGCTGCCCGGTGGCGCCCCGAAGGGCGACGGATACGCCGTCACCGCGGAATTCAGTGACGTGCTCGACCTGGTGCCGCAGGCCGCCGTGAAGGTCGACGACGTGACGGTCGGCAGCGTGGAGAAGATCTCCCTGGCCGGCTGGACCGCCCGGGTCACCCTGCGCATCGGCACCGACGTACGCCTGCCGTCCAACGCGACGGCCGCCGTCCGGCAGAGCAGCCTGCTGGGCGAGAAATACGTGACGGTGGCGCCGCCGCCCACCGGTGTCGCCGCCGGTCGACTCGCCGACGGCGACCTCATCCCGCTGTCGCGCACCGCTCGCGGTGCCGAGGTGGAAGAGGTCCTCGCCGCCCTCGGGCTGCTGCTCAACGGCGGTGGTCTGGCGCAACTGAGAACCATCAACCAGGAGCTCGGCGCCGCACTCGACGGACGGGAGCCCGCCGTCCGGGACGCGCTGGACCAGCTCGACACGTTCATCGGTGGGCTGGACAAGCAGAAGGCCGACCTGGTCCGCGCTCTCGACGCCCTGGACCGGCTCAGCGGCCGGCTCCATCGCCAGAAGCAGGTGCTCGGCGAGGCCGTGGACTCCCTCGCCCCGGGCCTGACGGTGCTGGCCGGGCAGCGCGCCCAACTGACCCGGGCGCTGACCGCGCTGGACCGGCTGGGCGACGTCGGCACCCGGGTCGTCAACCGGAGCCGCGACGACACGCTGGCCGACGTCCGGGCGCTGCAACCGATCCTGGAGCAGCTGACACGTGCGGGGGACGACCTGCCGAAGTCGCTGGACTTCATGCTGTCCTACCCGTTCCCACCCAACGTCACCGGCGCGATCGTCGGTGACTTCGTCAACCTCTCCATCACCGCCGACCTCGACTCGGCGTCGATCCTGGCGAACCTGGTCGCCGCCGCCCCGGCCGCCCCCGCCGCCCCGGCCCGTCCGGCCACGCCGCCGAAGGGAGCCACCCACGGCAGAGCGCCGGCGACCGGCGGCGCCACACCTGCCGTACCGCGACCCCCCGGCGGGTCACGCCCGCTGCCCGACCTGCCGATCCTGAAATGCCTGCCTGACCCGCGCAACTTCCCCGCGACCTGGACGCCGCCGAAGGACTGTCTGCTGCCGGAGGGCTGCGTCCTGCTCAAGCCCGGCTCGACGGTGCCCGTCGGCGGACTGATCCTGCCCAAGGGCCTCGTACCGCCGGGCACGGTCTTTCCCGTCGGGACCGAACTGCCCACCGGCACGGTCATGTCGGCACAGTGCGTCCTGCCGCTGACCGGCGCGGTGATCGGGCAGATCGGCAGCCTGCCGGACGTCCTGTCAGGGGGCCTGAAGCCATGA